Below is a window of Deltaproteobacteria bacterium DNA.
AAGCCCGACAATCCCGCTTATATCAACCTGAAAACCCAGATCGCCTCCACGGGACTAGAAATCGAGAACCTCCGCCGTGAGGAACGCCGGATCGAAAAGCAGCTTGCGACCTATAGGAAGCGACTGGAAGACACCCCCCTAGTCGAACAGGAATACAACCGGCTCCTCCGGGACCACGAAAACGCCAAGAGGAAATACAACGAACTCATGAACAAACTCATGGAAGCCAAAGTAGCCCAGGGCATGGAGGAATCCCAGCGCGGCGAGCGCTTCACCATCATCGATCCGGCGCAGCTGCCGGAAAGACCTTACAAGCCCAACCGGACGGCCGTGGCCCTCATTGCCTTTGTCCTGGCCCTGGGGGCCGGGGCGGGAACGGCGGCCCTTCGGGAGGCCCTGGATCCTTCCGTCAAATCGGCGGATCACCTGGCGCATCTTACCGGGGTTCCGGTGCTTGCCGTCATCGACGCGATAGAGACTCCCTGGGAAAAAAGGGCGAAACAGAGGAAGCGGATCGCGGTGTTCCTGGCATTTATGGGAATGGCTGTTCTGGGAATTTACCTATTCGATAGGTTTGTCATGCCCATGGACCTGTTCTGGATCAAACTCCAGCGCAGGTTGATCAAGATAGGGATGTCCGGGTTCCTTGGTTGAGGAAAGGGACCAGGGTGATCATCAGGCCGCCGGGAGCCAAATCCCGGAGGCCCTTGATGGAGAGAAAAAATGGACGGGGAAGGCCATGGATAAAACAAAAGATGCCGGAGAAAAGGGGCCTCGCACCCGGATCGATCCGGCCGGTGAAGAGACCCGACCGGCCTACTGGAGAACAAGGATCCTCCCGGTCGAAGAGGAGATTCTCAGGAGAAACAAGATCGTGTCCCGGTTCCCCGAAGAGGCCATGACCGACCAGATCAACCTCCTCCGGACCCAAGTTCTGCACCGGATGGAACGGCTGGGTGGAAACACCCTCCTGGTCGCCAGCGCAAACCACGGCGAAGGCCGGACCTTCACATGCCTTAATCTGGCGATCAGCATATCCCACGAACTTAACCAGACCGTGCTCCTCGTGGATGCGGATTTGAGGCGGCCCTCGGTTAACCGTCTCCTGGGGCTGGAATCCCGAAAAGGCCTGAGTGATTACCTCCTGGGGACTGCAGAAATCCCCGATCTCCTGCTCAACCCCGGAATGGATAAATGCGTTGTACTCCCCGCGGGTCGTCCTCTTCCCAATTCAGCGGAACTGCTGGGTTCCCCAAGGATGAATGCACTGGTCAGGGAGATGAAAGACCGGTATCCCGATCGATTTATCCTATTCGACGGGCCACCGCTTCTGGCCTGTGCCGATTCTCTGGTCATTTCCCGGATCCTGGACGGCGTGCTGCTCGTGACGGAGGCCGAAAAGACGCCGGCCAAGGACCTGCTGAGGGCCATGGATCTTTTAAAGGACAGGCCCGTGATCGGTGCGGTGCTGAATAAGGCCAGGGCTTAGAAACGCTTAAACCCAGATTATGCATGACAAATTTTGAAAAAAGTCATTTATTTAATGATTGCAGACGGTTGGACACCTTTCCAGGTCAGGTTGCATTCACCCAAAAGGTGCAGTCCGAAAACATCAAATCTATTCAAAATTTGTCACCCTTCGGGATTGCCGATTTTGCCGAATCTGCTGCGTTGTAAGGCGCTTGAAGTACTAAAAGTAGTCTGGGGCACCTTACGCCTTGCATCTTCGGCAAACTCGGCAATTGCATAACCCGGGTTAAAAAAATAATGGTCGGAAGGGGCTCTTACGCCCCCAAAGGGGCGGAGCCTGTCCGCC
It encodes the following:
- a CDS encoding AAA family ATPase, with the protein product MVEERDQGDHQAAGSQIPEALDGEKKWTGKAMDKTKDAGEKGPRTRIDPAGEETRPAYWRTRILPVEEEILRRNKIVSRFPEEAMTDQINLLRTQVLHRMERLGGNTLLVASANHGEGRTFTCLNLAISISHELNQTVLLVDADLRRPSVNRLLGLESRKGLSDYLLGTAEIPDLLLNPGMDKCVVLPAGRPLPNSAELLGSPRMNALVREMKDRYPDRFILFDGPPLLACADSLVISRILDGVLLVTEAEKTPAKDLLRAMDLLKDRPVIGAVLNKARA